Proteins encoded by one window of Xyrauchen texanus isolate HMW12.3.18 chromosome 24, RBS_HiC_50CHRs, whole genome shotgun sequence:
- the LOC127617968 gene encoding phosphatase and actin regulator 2-like isoform X3 — protein sequence MGQTSVSSLFQKRASVEGLEKSSLANCDVVGSSQSPQLKEKGKLSTLGKIFKPWKWRKKRTSDKFQDLSKVLERKISTRQTREELIRKGVLIPDQDDPLSTETLNGHAVPGEVTEKVKVDIETQDKAPEEKAELSTVAEDPEERNDIKISPQATASDTPKAPAKKHQVIPPKPSAEATVTGVKIVGQAGAKKVTKSTSKQVSSTPPSKQTTRSANVKSSNPKKTVVTSKNSTQTSGQSSSVTCSKTPKNNKAQLTAAEIKSVKKSEPSRAPRPPPKPSSYMGNSPLESSSKKDQKKKVTSNTNEKSVEETSQDGKGANRPAESSVELDKKKPHVNDATEETAFTGSSHELSSDTLNEPVSAESEGEKVKTTADQTQSFVGTEEGERTQTVNVESPEVTVIPDSIRENQANDSDSDGPILYKDDEEEDEDDDEYTSSSLASKIHRKDTLAIKLGNRPSKRELEEKNILPRTSETERQELWQQIGCKLVRQLSQRPTTEELEQRNILKQKNEEEEQEAKQEIKRRLSRKLSVRPTVAELVARRILRFNEYVEVTEAKDYDRRADKPWTRLTPGDKAAIRKELNEFKSKEMEVHEESRQFTRFHRP from the exons ATGGGCCAGACGTCTGTCTCCAGCTTGTTTCAGAAGAGAGCGAGCG TGGAGGGACTGGAAAAATCTTCTCTGGCCAACTGTGATGTGGTTGGAAGCTCACAGTCTCCTCAGCTCAAAGAAAAGGGGAAACTCTCGACTTTGGGCAAGATCTTTAAACCTTGGAAATGGAGGAAGAAAAGGACCAGTGATAAGTTCCAGGACCTCTCCAAAG TGTTGGAGAGGAAAATATCCACCAGACAAACTCGAGAAGAGCTCATAAGGAAAGGTGTCCTTATACCTGACCAAG ATGATCCTTTAAGCACAGAGACCTTGAACGGTCATGCCGTGCCTGGTGAAGTTACTGAAAAAGTCAAAGTGGACATTGAGACACAAGACAAGGCACCTGAAGAAAAGGCAGAGTTGTCAACTGTTGCGGAAGACCCAGAAG AGAGGAATGACATCAAGATCAGCCCGCAGGCCACTGCGTCAGACACTCCAAAAGCCCCCGCTAAAAAACACCAGGTCATTCCCCCAAAGCCCTCCGCTGAGGCCACGGTCACAGGTGTGAAGATAGTTGGCCAAGCAGGGGCTAAAAAAGTGACCAAAAGCACCAGTAAGCAGGTCTCCTCCACGCCTCCTTCAAAGCAAACCACTCGAAGTGCCAATG TTAAATCTTCCAATCCCAAGAAAACTGTAGTCACATCCAAGAATTCCACTCAAACTTCAGGACAATCATCTTCAGTGACCTGCTCGAAGACCCCAAAGAACAACAAAGCACAACTAACAGCAGCAGAAATAAAGTCTGTCAAGAAATCTGAACCATCCAGGGCACCGCGGCCCCCTCCCAAACCCTCATCTTATATGGGTAACTCTCCTCTGGAAAGCTCCTCTAAAAAGgaccaaaagaaaaaagtgaCCTCTAATACTAATGAGAAGTCAGTTGAGGAGACATCTCAGGATGGGAAGGGTGCAAATCGTCCTGCGGAATCCTCCGTGGAGCTGGACAAAAAGAAGCCACATGTTAACGATGCAACAGAGGAAACCGCCTTCACTGGATCCTCACATGAACTTTCCTCAGACACTTTAAATGAACCTGTAAGCGCAGAGAGTGAAGGAGAAAAGGTAAAGACAACAGCAGACCAAACACAGAG TTTTGTTGGGACTGAGGAAGGAGAGAGAACACAAACTGTCAATGTGGAAAGCCCAGAAGTAACGGTCATTCCTGACTCCATTAGAGAAAACCAGGCCAATGACTCTGATTCAGATGGGCCTATACTCTACAAGGatgatgaagaggaggatgaagatgatgatgagtatACCTCTA gcTCCCTTGCGAGCAAAATTCACCGCAAAGACACACTTGCCATTAAACTTGGAAACCGGCCTAGCAAGAGGGAGCTAGAAGAGAAGAACATACTCCCCCGGACGTCAGAGACAGAGCGACAGGAACTATGGCAGCAGATTGGCTGCAAATTAGTGAG aCAGCTGAGTCAGAGGCCCACCACAGAAGAGCTCGAACAACGAAATATTCTGAAAC AAAAAAATGAGGAAGAAGAACAAGAGGCCAAGCAGGAGATTAAAAGAAGACTCTCCCGAAAG CTAAGTGTGCGGCCCACAGTCGCAGAGTTAGTGGCACGAAGAATATTGCGGTTCAATGAATACGTGGAGGTCACAGAAGCAAAAGACTATGATCGGCGTGCTGACAAGCCGTGGACCAGGTTAACCCCTGGGGATAAA GCTGCTATACGTAAAGAACTCAATGAATTTAAAAGCAAAGAGATGGAGGTCCATGAAGAGAGCAGACAGTTTACCAG GTTTCATCGGCCCTGA
- the LOC127617968 gene encoding phosphatase and actin regulator 2-like isoform X1 — translation MGQTSVSSLFQKRASVEGLEKSSLANCDVVGSSQSPQLKEKGKLSTLGKIFKPWKWRKKRTSDKFQDLSKVLERKISTRQTREELIRKGVLIPDQDDPLSTETLNGHAVPGEVTEKVKVDIETQDKAPEEKAELSTVAEDPEVKSSNPKKTVVTSKNSTQTSGQSSSVTCSKTPKNNKAQLTAAEIKSVKKSEPSRAPRPPPKPSSYMGNSPLESSSKKDQKKKVTSNTNEKSVEETSQDGKGANRPAESSVELDKKKPHVNDATEETAFTGSSHELSSDTLNEPVSAESEGEKVKTTADQTQSFVGTEEGERTQTVNVESPEVTVIPDSIRENQANDSDSDGPILYKDDEEEDEDDDEYTSSSLASKIHRKDTLAIKLGNRPSKRELEEKNILPRTSETERQELWQQIGCKLVRQLSQRPTTEELEQRNILKQKNEEEEQEAKQEIKRRLSRKLSVRPTVAELVARRILRFNEYVEVTEAKDYDRRADKPWTRLTPGDKAAIRKELNEFKSKEMEVHEESRQFTRFHRP, via the exons ATGGGCCAGACGTCTGTCTCCAGCTTGTTTCAGAAGAGAGCGAGCG TGGAGGGACTGGAAAAATCTTCTCTGGCCAACTGTGATGTGGTTGGAAGCTCACAGTCTCCTCAGCTCAAAGAAAAGGGGAAACTCTCGACTTTGGGCAAGATCTTTAAACCTTGGAAATGGAGGAAGAAAAGGACCAGTGATAAGTTCCAGGACCTCTCCAAAG TGTTGGAGAGGAAAATATCCACCAGACAAACTCGAGAAGAGCTCATAAGGAAAGGTGTCCTTATACCTGACCAAG ATGATCCTTTAAGCACAGAGACCTTGAACGGTCATGCCGTGCCTGGTGAAGTTACTGAAAAAGTCAAAGTGGACATTGAGACACAAGACAAGGCACCTGAAGAAAAGGCAGAGTTGTCAACTGTTGCGGAAGACCCAGAAG TTAAATCTTCCAATCCCAAGAAAACTGTAGTCACATCCAAGAATTCCACTCAAACTTCAGGACAATCATCTTCAGTGACCTGCTCGAAGACCCCAAAGAACAACAAAGCACAACTAACAGCAGCAGAAATAAAGTCTGTCAAGAAATCTGAACCATCCAGGGCACCGCGGCCCCCTCCCAAACCCTCATCTTATATGGGTAACTCTCCTCTGGAAAGCTCCTCTAAAAAGgaccaaaagaaaaaagtgaCCTCTAATACTAATGAGAAGTCAGTTGAGGAGACATCTCAGGATGGGAAGGGTGCAAATCGTCCTGCGGAATCCTCCGTGGAGCTGGACAAAAAGAAGCCACATGTTAACGATGCAACAGAGGAAACCGCCTTCACTGGATCCTCACATGAACTTTCCTCAGACACTTTAAATGAACCTGTAAGCGCAGAGAGTGAAGGAGAAAAGGTAAAGACAACAGCAGACCAAACACAGAG TTTTGTTGGGACTGAGGAAGGAGAGAGAACACAAACTGTCAATGTGGAAAGCCCAGAAGTAACGGTCATTCCTGACTCCATTAGAGAAAACCAGGCCAATGACTCTGATTCAGATGGGCCTATACTCTACAAGGatgatgaagaggaggatgaagatgatgatgagtatACCTCTA gcTCCCTTGCGAGCAAAATTCACCGCAAAGACACACTTGCCATTAAACTTGGAAACCGGCCTAGCAAGAGGGAGCTAGAAGAGAAGAACATACTCCCCCGGACGTCAGAGACAGAGCGACAGGAACTATGGCAGCAGATTGGCTGCAAATTAGTGAG aCAGCTGAGTCAGAGGCCCACCACAGAAGAGCTCGAACAACGAAATATTCTGAAAC AAAAAAATGAGGAAGAAGAACAAGAGGCCAAGCAGGAGATTAAAAGAAGACTCTCCCGAAAG CTAAGTGTGCGGCCCACAGTCGCAGAGTTAGTGGCACGAAGAATATTGCGGTTCAATGAATACGTGGAGGTCACAGAAGCAAAAGACTATGATCGGCGTGCTGACAAGCCGTGGACCAGGTTAACCCCTGGGGATAAA GCTGCTATACGTAAAGAACTCAATGAATTTAAAAGCAAAGAGATGGAGGTCCATGAAGAGAGCAGACAGTTTACCAG GTTTCATCGGCCCTGA
- the LOC127617968 gene encoding phosphatase and actin regulator 2-like isoform X2 has product MEHALEGLEKSSLANCDVVGSSQSPQLKEKGKLSTLGKIFKPWKWRKKRTSDKFQDLSKVLERKISTRQTREELIRKGVLIPDQDDPLSTETLNGHAVPGEVTEKVKVDIETQDKAPEEKAELSTVAEDPEVKSSNPKKTVVTSKNSTQTSGQSSSVTCSKTPKNNKAQLTAAEIKSVKKSEPSRAPRPPPKPSSYMGNSPLESSSKKDQKKKVTSNTNEKSVEETSQDGKGANRPAESSVELDKKKPHVNDATEETAFTGSSHELSSDTLNEPVSAESEGEKVKTTADQTQSFVGTEEGERTQTVNVESPEVTVIPDSIRENQANDSDSDGPILYKDDEEEDEDDDEYTSSSLASKIHRKDTLAIKLGNRPSKRELEEKNILPRTSETERQELWQQIGCKLVRQLSQRPTTEELEQRNILKQKNEEEEQEAKQEIKRRLSRKLSVRPTVAELVARRILRFNEYVEVTEAKDYDRRADKPWTRLTPGDKAAIRKELNEFKSKEMEVHEESRQFTRFHRP; this is encoded by the exons TGGAGGGACTGGAAAAATCTTCTCTGGCCAACTGTGATGTGGTTGGAAGCTCACAGTCTCCTCAGCTCAAAGAAAAGGGGAAACTCTCGACTTTGGGCAAGATCTTTAAACCTTGGAAATGGAGGAAGAAAAGGACCAGTGATAAGTTCCAGGACCTCTCCAAAG TGTTGGAGAGGAAAATATCCACCAGACAAACTCGAGAAGAGCTCATAAGGAAAGGTGTCCTTATACCTGACCAAG ATGATCCTTTAAGCACAGAGACCTTGAACGGTCATGCCGTGCCTGGTGAAGTTACTGAAAAAGTCAAAGTGGACATTGAGACACAAGACAAGGCACCTGAAGAAAAGGCAGAGTTGTCAACTGTTGCGGAAGACCCAGAAG TTAAATCTTCCAATCCCAAGAAAACTGTAGTCACATCCAAGAATTCCACTCAAACTTCAGGACAATCATCTTCAGTGACCTGCTCGAAGACCCCAAAGAACAACAAAGCACAACTAACAGCAGCAGAAATAAAGTCTGTCAAGAAATCTGAACCATCCAGGGCACCGCGGCCCCCTCCCAAACCCTCATCTTATATGGGTAACTCTCCTCTGGAAAGCTCCTCTAAAAAGgaccaaaagaaaaaagtgaCCTCTAATACTAATGAGAAGTCAGTTGAGGAGACATCTCAGGATGGGAAGGGTGCAAATCGTCCTGCGGAATCCTCCGTGGAGCTGGACAAAAAGAAGCCACATGTTAACGATGCAACAGAGGAAACCGCCTTCACTGGATCCTCACATGAACTTTCCTCAGACACTTTAAATGAACCTGTAAGCGCAGAGAGTGAAGGAGAAAAGGTAAAGACAACAGCAGACCAAACACAGAG TTTTGTTGGGACTGAGGAAGGAGAGAGAACACAAACTGTCAATGTGGAAAGCCCAGAAGTAACGGTCATTCCTGACTCCATTAGAGAAAACCAGGCCAATGACTCTGATTCAGATGGGCCTATACTCTACAAGGatgatgaagaggaggatgaagatgatgatgagtatACCTCTA gcTCCCTTGCGAGCAAAATTCACCGCAAAGACACACTTGCCATTAAACTTGGAAACCGGCCTAGCAAGAGGGAGCTAGAAGAGAAGAACATACTCCCCCGGACGTCAGAGACAGAGCGACAGGAACTATGGCAGCAGATTGGCTGCAAATTAGTGAG aCAGCTGAGTCAGAGGCCCACCACAGAAGAGCTCGAACAACGAAATATTCTGAAAC AAAAAAATGAGGAAGAAGAACAAGAGGCCAAGCAGGAGATTAAAAGAAGACTCTCCCGAAAG CTAAGTGTGCGGCCCACAGTCGCAGAGTTAGTGGCACGAAGAATATTGCGGTTCAATGAATACGTGGAGGTCACAGAAGCAAAAGACTATGATCGGCGTGCTGACAAGCCGTGGACCAGGTTAACCCCTGGGGATAAA GCTGCTATACGTAAAGAACTCAATGAATTTAAAAGCAAAGAGATGGAGGTCCATGAAGAGAGCAGACAGTTTACCAG GTTTCATCGGCCCTGA